The following coding sequences are from one Stigmatopora nigra isolate UIUO_SnigA chromosome 12, RoL_Snig_1.1, whole genome shotgun sequence window:
- the hhat gene encoding protein-cysteine N-palmitoyltransferase HHAT isoform X3 has protein sequence MTLNPKVQLAPLPRTEILFYWFLSFGSHFYSFYELHRFSKEHEAGLDREFLLETGFFKGFKRDASDFEWAFWTAWAKKSLLWTLIGHAVISRLCRTLYPQLWVMALTVYGFLAASSVLGIKGVAVLVVHVALSFLVAQLRKPILCWTCSLLLLCSLHIRQIQDIKRGWYEHEEEYYLLLFSVAVSTLRLISFSLEYCKRPAIHTGGVLQLGWLLSYTFYHPFFYNGPIITYNDYLEQMQRPTEQRKAGAQYLFLNSARILVWWCIAEYLIHVMYMHAIQSNETYLEILPPWALGGLALALVQFFFVKYLVLFGLPSMLATLDQLVPPGLPRCVSIMYSFTGMWRHFDKGLYRWLLRYIYVPLGGSHHGVLYKMLSTALAFGFVCLWHGGHDYLQCWALMNWLGVLVETSLKALFGLPSLFSFFERHCSAAMRRRCAALLCAFSTAMLILSNLLFLGGIHVSRIFWKRVFLQERHLLQARLICPPKS, from the exons ATGACACTAAACCCAAAGGTCCAACTTGCACCGCTGCCACGGACGGAGATCCTTTTTTACTGGTTTCTGTCATTCGGGTCCCATTTTTACTCTTTTTATGAACTTCACAGGTTCTCAAAAG AACATGAAGCGGGATTGGATAGAGAGTTCCTCCTGGAAACAGGCTTTTTTAAGGGATTCAAaaga GATGCATCAGACTTTGAGTGGGCCTTCTGGACTGCATGGGCTAAGAAGTCCTTGCTTTGGACTCTGATTGGCCATGCTGTCATTTCTAGATTGTGCAGAACTCTTTACCCGCAG CTTTGGGTCATGGCGCTCACAGTTTATGGCTTTTTGGCAGCCAGCAGCGTTTTGGGAATTAAAGGTGTGGCCGTTTTAGTTGTGCATGTGGCTTTGTCTTTCTTGGTGGCCCAGCTCAGAAAGCCCATTCTATGTTGGACCTGCAGCCTTCTGCTCCTTTGCAGCCTTCACATCAGACAAATTCAGGACATCAAG AGAGGCTGGTATGAGCATGAGGAGGAGTACTACCTGCTGCTTTTCAGCGTGGCGGTGAGTACTCTTCGCCTTATTAGCTTCAGTCTGGAGTACTGCAAACGTCCCGCGATCCACACCGGCGGCGTCCTGCAGCTGGGTTGGCTCTTGTCCTACACATTTTACCATCCTTTCTTCTACAATGGACCAATCATTACATACAACGACTACCTGGAGCAA ATGCAGAGGCCCACTGAGCAGCGCAAAGCAGGAGCtcaatacctttttttaaattctgcacGGATCTTGGTGTGGTGGTGTATCGCCGAATACTTGATCCATGTCATGTACATGCACGCTATCCAGTCCAATGAGACCTACCTGGAGATTTTGCCACCTTGGGCCTTGG GTGGTTTGGCACTGGCCCTGGTGCAGTTCTTCTTTGTCAAATACCTGGTTCTCTTCGGCCTTCCCTCCATGCTGGCAACATTAGACCAGCTCGTCCCTCCTGGTCTACCTCGCTGTGTCAGCATCATGTACAGCTTCACTGGCATGTGGCG GCATTTTGACAAGGGCCTGTATCGATGGCTCCTCAG ATACATCTATGTGCCTCTGGGTGGTTCGCATCATGGAGTGCTGTACAAAATGTTATCCACAGCGCTGGCGTTTGGCTTCGTTTGCCTCTGGCATGGTGGTCATGACTACCTTCAATGTTGGGCCCTGATGAATTGGCTGGGTGTTCTGGTGGAAACCAGCCTGAAGGCTCTCTTTGGCTTGCCTtcccttttctcctttttt GAGCGGCATTGCTCTGCGGCAATGAGGAGGCGCTGCGCCGCGCTGCTCTGCGCCTTCTCCACGGCCATGCTCATCCTCTCTAATCTGCTCTTCCTCGGGGGGATTCACGTCAGCAGGATCTTTTGGAAGCGCGTTTTCCTTCAAG AGAGACATCTGCTTCAAGCCCGGCTCATTTGCCCGCCAAAGTCATAG
- the hhat gene encoding protein-cysteine N-palmitoyltransferase HHAT isoform X1, which produces MTLNPKVQLAPLPRTEILFYWFLSFGSHFYSFYELHRFSKEHEAGLDREFLLETGFFKGFKRDASDFEWAFWTAWAKKSLLWTLIGHAVISRLCRTLYPQLWVMALTVYGFLAASSVLGIKGVAVLVVHVALSFLVAQLRKPILCWTCSLLLLCSLHIRQIQDIKRGWYEHEEEYYLLLFSVAVSTLRLISFSLEYCKRPAIHTGGVLQLGWLLSYTFYHPFFYNGPIITYNDYLEQMQRPTEQRKAGAQYLFLNSARILVWWCIAEYLIHVMYMHAIQSNETYLEILPPWALGGLALALVQFFFVKYLVLFGLPSMLATLDQLVPPGLPRCVSIMYSFTGMWRHFDKGLYRWLLRYIYVPLGGSHHGVLYKMLSTALAFGFVCLWHGGHDYLQCWALMNWLGVLVETSLKALFGLPSLFSFFERHCSAAMRRRCAALLCAFSTAMLILSNLLFLGGIHVSRIFWKRVFLQACIWLLCFFFRLPNRETSASSPAHLPAKVIASSILIQLGARLIAAVILQLIIGMWTLSHLSLYQEYPFFFFSPVSMGPYHVVPTRRFWSVEQRFYSFAQLFSTESQLKTQLFVTPTQSLFFIIHNLSQNVHFQYTI; this is translated from the exons ATGACACTAAACCCAAAGGTCCAACTTGCACCGCTGCCACGGACGGAGATCCTTTTTTACTGGTTTCTGTCATTCGGGTCCCATTTTTACTCTTTTTATGAACTTCACAGGTTCTCAAAAG AACATGAAGCGGGATTGGATAGAGAGTTCCTCCTGGAAACAGGCTTTTTTAAGGGATTCAAaaga GATGCATCAGACTTTGAGTGGGCCTTCTGGACTGCATGGGCTAAGAAGTCCTTGCTTTGGACTCTGATTGGCCATGCTGTCATTTCTAGATTGTGCAGAACTCTTTACCCGCAG CTTTGGGTCATGGCGCTCACAGTTTATGGCTTTTTGGCAGCCAGCAGCGTTTTGGGAATTAAAGGTGTGGCCGTTTTAGTTGTGCATGTGGCTTTGTCTTTCTTGGTGGCCCAGCTCAGAAAGCCCATTCTATGTTGGACCTGCAGCCTTCTGCTCCTTTGCAGCCTTCACATCAGACAAATTCAGGACATCAAG AGAGGCTGGTATGAGCATGAGGAGGAGTACTACCTGCTGCTTTTCAGCGTGGCGGTGAGTACTCTTCGCCTTATTAGCTTCAGTCTGGAGTACTGCAAACGTCCCGCGATCCACACCGGCGGCGTCCTGCAGCTGGGTTGGCTCTTGTCCTACACATTTTACCATCCTTTCTTCTACAATGGACCAATCATTACATACAACGACTACCTGGAGCAA ATGCAGAGGCCCACTGAGCAGCGCAAAGCAGGAGCtcaatacctttttttaaattctgcacGGATCTTGGTGTGGTGGTGTATCGCCGAATACTTGATCCATGTCATGTACATGCACGCTATCCAGTCCAATGAGACCTACCTGGAGATTTTGCCACCTTGGGCCTTGG GTGGTTTGGCACTGGCCCTGGTGCAGTTCTTCTTTGTCAAATACCTGGTTCTCTTCGGCCTTCCCTCCATGCTGGCAACATTAGACCAGCTCGTCCCTCCTGGTCTACCTCGCTGTGTCAGCATCATGTACAGCTTCACTGGCATGTGGCG GCATTTTGACAAGGGCCTGTATCGATGGCTCCTCAG ATACATCTATGTGCCTCTGGGTGGTTCGCATCATGGAGTGCTGTACAAAATGTTATCCACAGCGCTGGCGTTTGGCTTCGTTTGCCTCTGGCATGGTGGTCATGACTACCTTCAATGTTGGGCCCTGATGAATTGGCTGGGTGTTCTGGTGGAAACCAGCCTGAAGGCTCTCTTTGGCTTGCCTtcccttttctcctttttt GAGCGGCATTGCTCTGCGGCAATGAGGAGGCGCTGCGCCGCGCTGCTCTGCGCCTTCTCCACGGCCATGCTCATCCTCTCTAATCTGCTCTTCCTCGGGGGGATTCACGTCAGCAGGATCTTTTGGAAGCGCGTTTTCCTTCAAG CATGCATTTGgctgctgtgttttttttttcgcctgCCAAATAGAGAGACATCTGCTTCAAGCCCGGCTCATTTGCCCGCCAAAGTCATAGCGTCATCAATCTTAATTCAGCTGGGTGCACGCCTCATCGCCGCCGTTATCCTTCAACTCATTATTGGCATGTGGACCCTGAGCCACCTTTCTTTATATCAGGAATAtccattcttctttttttccccagtctCCATGGGACCGTACCATGTGGTTCCAACCCGGAGATTTTGGTCGGTTGAGCAACGCTTTTATAGCTTTGCTCAACTGTTTTCAACTGAGAGCCAATTAAAAACTCAATTGTTTGTTACACCAACACAAAGCCTTTTCTTTATAATCCACAATTTATCACAAAATGTGCACTTCCAGTATACAATCTGA
- the hhat gene encoding protein-cysteine N-palmitoyltransferase HHAT isoform X2: protein MTLNPKVQLAPLPRTEILFYWFLSFGSHFYSFYELHRFSKEHEAGLDREFLLETGFFKGFKRDASDFEWAFWTAWAKKSLLWTLIGHAVISRLCRTLYPQLWVMALTVYGFLAASSVLGIKGVAVLVVHVALSFLVAQLRKPILCWTCSLLLLCSLHIRQIQDIKRGWYEHEEEYYLLLFSVAVSTLRLISFSLEYCKRPAIHTGGVLQLGWLLSYTFYHPFFYNGPIITYNDYLEQMQRPTEQRKAGAQYLFLNSARILVWWCIAEYLIHVMYMHAIQSNETYLEILPPWALGGLALALVQFFFVKYLVLFGLPSMLATLDQLVPPGLPRCVSIMYSFTGMWRHFDKGLYRWLLRYIYVPLGGSHHGVLYKMLSTALAFGFVCLWHGGHDYLQCWALMNWLGVLVETSLKALFGLPSLFSFFERHCSAAMRRRCAALLCAFSTAMLILSNLLFLGGIHVSRIFWKRVFLQGWSTIVPPMLAFLYCFAQVGMEWTPHPS from the exons ATGACACTAAACCCAAAGGTCCAACTTGCACCGCTGCCACGGACGGAGATCCTTTTTTACTGGTTTCTGTCATTCGGGTCCCATTTTTACTCTTTTTATGAACTTCACAGGTTCTCAAAAG AACATGAAGCGGGATTGGATAGAGAGTTCCTCCTGGAAACAGGCTTTTTTAAGGGATTCAAaaga GATGCATCAGACTTTGAGTGGGCCTTCTGGACTGCATGGGCTAAGAAGTCCTTGCTTTGGACTCTGATTGGCCATGCTGTCATTTCTAGATTGTGCAGAACTCTTTACCCGCAG CTTTGGGTCATGGCGCTCACAGTTTATGGCTTTTTGGCAGCCAGCAGCGTTTTGGGAATTAAAGGTGTGGCCGTTTTAGTTGTGCATGTGGCTTTGTCTTTCTTGGTGGCCCAGCTCAGAAAGCCCATTCTATGTTGGACCTGCAGCCTTCTGCTCCTTTGCAGCCTTCACATCAGACAAATTCAGGACATCAAG AGAGGCTGGTATGAGCATGAGGAGGAGTACTACCTGCTGCTTTTCAGCGTGGCGGTGAGTACTCTTCGCCTTATTAGCTTCAGTCTGGAGTACTGCAAACGTCCCGCGATCCACACCGGCGGCGTCCTGCAGCTGGGTTGGCTCTTGTCCTACACATTTTACCATCCTTTCTTCTACAATGGACCAATCATTACATACAACGACTACCTGGAGCAA ATGCAGAGGCCCACTGAGCAGCGCAAAGCAGGAGCtcaatacctttttttaaattctgcacGGATCTTGGTGTGGTGGTGTATCGCCGAATACTTGATCCATGTCATGTACATGCACGCTATCCAGTCCAATGAGACCTACCTGGAGATTTTGCCACCTTGGGCCTTGG GTGGTTTGGCACTGGCCCTGGTGCAGTTCTTCTTTGTCAAATACCTGGTTCTCTTCGGCCTTCCCTCCATGCTGGCAACATTAGACCAGCTCGTCCCTCCTGGTCTACCTCGCTGTGTCAGCATCATGTACAGCTTCACTGGCATGTGGCG GCATTTTGACAAGGGCCTGTATCGATGGCTCCTCAG ATACATCTATGTGCCTCTGGGTGGTTCGCATCATGGAGTGCTGTACAAAATGTTATCCACAGCGCTGGCGTTTGGCTTCGTTTGCCTCTGGCATGGTGGTCATGACTACCTTCAATGTTGGGCCCTGATGAATTGGCTGGGTGTTCTGGTGGAAACCAGCCTGAAGGCTCTCTTTGGCTTGCCTtcccttttctcctttttt GAGCGGCATTGCTCTGCGGCAATGAGGAGGCGCTGCGCCGCGCTGCTCTGCGCCTTCTCCACGGCCATGCTCATCCTCTCTAATCTGCTCTTCCTCGGGGGGATTCACGTCAGCAGGATCTTTTGGAAGCGCGTTTTCCTTCAAG GCTGGTCCACAATAGTGCCACCCATGCTGGCTTTCCTTTACTGTTTTGCCCAGGTGGGAATGGAATGGACTCCTCACCCATCATGA
- the synpo2la gene encoding synaptopodin 2-like protein produces MVAEEVLITLSGGAPWGFRLQGGVENQKPLQVAKVRKRSKACRAGLRETDELMSINNQPCEGLSHAQAMDLIDASPGILHIRVKRVPVGFQSVVLVSRALSPRIDKEYRASLQTLSPTDRHQAPVREIHRSRSSLTSGLTSPPGSEAYYGETDSDADVAGYEKQRRQKRRSPNSNPAKPMGRTSPEGGETSEMSGYDSAPDALAFRNLSEGHEEVGNEGLPGVARREVIYQPTAPRMWSSQTSTETSSIISSADDQGPRDEEREEDFLEHANVPLVSPERAKEALMLSSRSQLVPMVGPVNNPVDEELTTTYMEKARQAKLNRGDTPQDKQVKEARSKCKTIASLLTDAPNPHSKGVLMFKKRRQRSKKYTLTSFGSVDEDQYLDSQEEDGTLPGSESEFEEDGFSAAPDPTWDSDYLDMLEKRATAGVEGRGDREEDATSPGLNATTGKGAQLFEQQRKRAADHAKKVEENQSQAAQQALNDQVQMFHPDMQVMPNLQPHQLLHPGNVQDLYQTQATFSMSNGELPQATGGLTIMGVEGGSIIGNMPPTETSIPEAPASNVLNRTARPFTPGFITLRAATAPVAFKPSATKIAQRPTSAVAVPPPFSTALGQPINATSVMLQLSPGPPISSKPSGSLKHTADTSVILNPLASSSFVEATNTGEQMTAAYPAQYENMSPMPPIPPQHILSAPSQPMISVSPNLMVSASPHNAAYPAQYECVPPIPLTPPHHILSVPSHPILSASPHLMVSAPSQPMVSVTPQFTVSAPFTPTAHNPSSFHRVAMVPPVVPVAPPCPTQITMTSVPPMSMVSETEAIAPTVPISGVGGRTGILLESRRCVGKPKPMFTVPEVKKNSPNPALLSMVHNFDERATHSKYGQQYSEEYYDGEQEESTAATFGKIPPPVAPKPRVQQEVPQIIQAGGKGAQLFARRQNRMGMYVVDAPQQPYHQQDMTSHGAAQHLESSSPYISSQWKYSPNVRAPPPIGYNPLLTPSIPTGPQKNMANPGSKGRGSSQREGIQALDFMRRQPYQLNSAMFNYSGGAANMSASPSQQNQRQGHCTAIVGSSLMSPKQVPVKTARTYEIRRFSTPTPMSAPTLVPKVLAPRSATTLGERINHSDLFSPPPASTAPKTDTNLAPVSFRESASLSSQIAGLPSLPKLSAMPPPNPAFGVSTHYTPVSYNTGLQSAKQFKSAPELTIFSPLPPLKSNPVQAPKPRFVATKGGVQAHVWRPGAI; encoded by the exons ATGGTGGCAGAAGAAGTTTTGATTACATTGTCTGGTGGAGCACCATGGGGGTTCCGCTTACAAGGCGGCGTGGAGAACCAAAAACCACTACAAGTGGCCAAG GTGCGTAAACGCAGCAAAGCATGCAGAGCGGGTTTGCGTGAGACCGACGAGTTGATGTCCATCAATAACCAGCCATGTGAAGGGTTATCACACGCCCAGGCTATGGACCTCATAGACGCCTCACCAGGGATATTACACATCCGCGTCAAAAG AGTACCTGTCGGGTTTCAGTCTGTGGTACTTGTGTCCCGCGCCCTTTCTCCTCGCATCGACAAAGAGTACCGTGCTTCACTCCAGACCCTATCACCCACCGACCGCCACCAAGCACCTGTCCGCGAGATTCATCGTAGCAGATCTTCCCTGACCAGTGGTCTTACTTCACCACCTGGAAGTGAGGCCTACTATGGCGAAACCGATAGTGACGCAGACGTGGCGGGCTACGAGAAGCAACGGCGTCAGAAACGACGCAGCCCCAACTCCAACCCGGCGAAACCCATGGGACGGACCTCGCCTGAGGGTGGGGAGACATCTGAGATGAGTGGCTATGATAGCGCCCCAGATGCACTTGCCTTTAGAAATTTGTCAGAAGGACACGAAGAAGTTGGAAATGAGGGACTGCCAGGTGTGGCACGAAGGGAGGTTATTTACCAGCCCACTGCTCCAAGAATGTGGTCTTCTCAGACATCAACTGAGACTTCTTCCATCATCTCATCAGCAGATGACCAGGGACCGCGGGATGAAGAGCGGGAGGAGGATTTCCTAGAGCATGCTAATGTACCCCTGGTTTCCCCTGAGAGGGCAAAGGAGGCATTGATGCTGAGTTCTAGGAGTCAGCTAGTGCCTATGGTGGGTCCCGTAAATAACCCTGTTGACGAGGAACTAACAACAACCTACATGGAAAAGGCCAGGCAAGCCA AGCTTAACCGAGGAGATACACCACAGGACAAACAAGTAAAGGAAGCCAGAAGCAAGTGTAAAACAATTGCATCCCTACTGACGGATGCTCCCAACCCTCATTCCAAGGGGGTATTAATGTTCAAGAAAAGACGGCAGCGCTCCAAAAAGTATACCCTCACAAGCTTTGGCAGCGTAGATGAAGATCAGTATCTGGACTCACAAGAAGAAGATGGAACATTACCTGGCAGCGAGTCAGAATTTGAAGAAGATGGCTTTTCAGCTGCTCCGGACCCAACTTGGGATAGTGATTATTTAGATATGCTTGAGAAGAGGGCAACTGCGGGTGTTGAAGGCCGCGGGGATCGGGAAGAGGACGCAACAAGTCCGGGTTTGAATGCTACCACAGGGAAAGGTGCCCAGTTGTTtgaacaacaaagaaaaagggCAGCTGATCATGCCAAGAAAGTGGAGGAGAACCAATCGCAGGCAGCCCAGCAGGCTTTAAATGATCAAGTTCAGATGTTTCACCCAGACATGCAGGTAATGCCAAATCTACAACCCCACCAACTCTTACATCCTGGCAATGTGCAAGATTTATACCAAACCCAAGCAACCTTTAGCATGTCCAATGGAGAGCTACCCCAAGCCACAGGTGGCCTCACTATAATGGGGGTGGAAGGTGGATCAATCATTGGGAATATGCCTCCAACAGAGACATCCATACCAGAAGCCCCTGCCAGTAATGTTCTTAATAGAACTGCCCGTCCTTTTACACCTGGCTTCATTACTCTCCGGGCTGCAACTGCTCCGGTAGCATTCAAACCATCTGCCACAAAGATAGCCCAGCGACCTACCTCAGCAGTTGCTGTCCCACCGCCATTTTCCACTGCCCTAGGACAGCCAATTAATGCTACATCCGTAATGTTACAGCTATCTCCTGGTCCCCCCATCTCTTCTAAACCCTCTGGTTCTTTAAAACACACAGCAGATACTTCCGTCATCCTAAACCCTTTAGCCAGTTCCTCTTTTGTAGAGGCAACTAACACAGGTGAACAGATGACTGCTGCATATCCAGCTCAGTATGAAAATATGTCTCCAATGCCCCCAATTCCACCGCAGCACATTCTTTCTGCTCCATCACAGCCCATGATTTCTGTTTCACCAAATCTTATGGTTTCCGCTTCACCACATAATGCTGCCTATCCAGCTCAGTATGAATGTGTGCCTCCAATTCCCTTGACTCCACCGCACCATATTCTTTCTGTTCCATCACATCCCATTCTTTCTGCTTCACCACATCTTATGGTTTCAGCTCCATCACAGCCTATGGTTTCAGTTACACCACAGTTCACAGTTTCAGCTCCCTTTACTCCAACAGCTCATAATCCCAGTTCATTTCATAGAGTTGCCATGGTTCCTCCAGTTGTACCAGTTGCTCCTCCATGCCCAACTCAAATTACTATGACATCTGTACCACCAATGTCTATGGTCTCTGAAACAGAAGCGATAGCTCCAACCGTTCCAATTTCTGGTGTAGGAGGTCGTACAGGAATATTACTCGAGTCTCGTCGGTGTGTTGGAAAACCCAAACCTATGTTCACGGTACCAGAAGTGAAGAAGAACTCACCAAATCCTGCGCTGCTTTCCATGGTGCATAATTTTGATGAAAGGGCTACACACTCCAAGTATGGGCAACAATACTCTGAAGAATATTATGATGGTGAGCAGGAAGAAAGCACTGCAGCCACCTTTGGGAAGATTCCTCCCCCGGTCGCACCCAAGCCCAGAGTTCAACAAGAGGTTCCACAGATCATTCAAGCAGGGGGAAAGGGGGCTCAACTTTTTGCTCGCAGACAAAATCGCATGGGTATGTATGTTGTGGATGCCCCTCAACAACCTTATCATCAACAAGATATGACCTCGCATGGCGCTGCACAACACCTTGAATCATCTAGCCCTTATATTTCCTCTCAGTGGAAATACTCCCCCAATGTGCGTGCCCCTCCCCCCATTGGGTATAACCCACTCCTGACCCCCTCAATTCCCACAGGGCCTCAGAAGAACATGGCCAACCCAGGTAGTAAGGGCAGAGGTAGCTCCCAGAGAGAGGGCATCCAAGCTCTGGATTTTATGAGAAGGCAGCCCTACCAACTAAACTCTGCCATGTTTAATTACAGCGGAGGTGCTGCAAATATGTCCGCCAGCCCTTCTCAACAAAACCAGAGACAGGGCCACTGTACAGCAATTGTGGGAAGCTCACTAATGTCACCAAAGCAGGTACCTGTAAAAACAGCTCGTACCTATGAAATCAGAAGATTCTCTACACCAACACCTATGTCTGCTCCCACTCTGGTTCCCAAAGTCCTCGCACCTCGTTCAGCTACCACCCTCGGCGAGCGTATAAATCACTCTGACTTATTCAGCCCACCTCCTGCTTCAACTGCTCCAAAAACAGACACCAACTTGGCACCAGTGTCATTCAGAGAGTCAGCTTCACTCTCTTCCCAAATAGCCGGATTGCCGAGCCTTCCGAAATTATCTGCGATGCCTCCTCCAAACCCTGCTTTTGGTGTATCGACACATTACACGCCGGTCTCCTACAACACTGGCCTCCAGTCAGCCAAGCAGTTCAAGAGTGCTCCAGAGCTAACTATATTTTCTCCATTGCCTCCTCTTAAATCCAATCCAGTTCAAGCACCTAAACCACGCTTTGTTGCCACCAAAGGAGGTGTTCAGGCTCATGTGTGGAgaccaggggcaatttag
- the myoz1a gene encoding myozenin-1a, with protein MPARTPTPLTKRRKPTRVLIDLSKISQDEYEPVIKISEFDLGKKIGTPKDIMLEELSLLKNRGSKMFKMRQQRVEKFIYENNPDMFIGDSMDELQKFVPTAGGQSGSQTIHLGGYLLSKDASQLHYGGMVFGGGAPVPPPKPGSKGGEVGDGVGVGEGQGGAQHGKAGKDGGSGEGSTQKDGGKDDVSKMHIKTYTSPWEKAMKGDEGLLATLKGFMPGPGGQIDLRKFKSFNRTAMPYGGYEKALQFMKFQMPETEKTKVVAEPTLVYGHDLKLRPSFNRTPIGWLGSSEPGSFHLEMNGEPDQVSHLMPLGGETEEL; from the exons ATGCCTGCAAGAACACCAACCCCTTTAACTAAAAGGAGAAAGCCCACCAGAGTCCTCATTGACCTATCAAAAATCTCCCAAGATG AATACGAGCCCGTTATTAAGATATCCGAGTTCGACTTGGGAAAAAAGATCGGCACGCCAAAAGACATCATGCTGGAGGAGTTGTCTCTGCTCAAGAACCGAGGCTCCAAAATGTTTAAGATGAGGCAGCAGCGGGTGGAGAAGTTCATCTACGAAAACAACCCAGACATGTTCATTGGTGACTCCATG GATGAATTGCAGAAGTTTGTCCCGACAGCGGGTGGTCAGTCGGGCAGCCAAACGATACACCTGGGAGGCTATCTTCTCAGCAAAGATGCCAGTCAGTTGCATTATGGAGGGATGGTATTTGGAGGTGGAGCCCCTGTGCCACCTCCAAAACCTGGAAGTAAAGGTGGAGAAGTTGGGGACGGCGTAGGAGTCGGAGAAGGACAAGGTGGCGCACAACATGGGAAAGCAGGAAAAGATGGAGGATCGGGTGAGGGGTCCACGCAAAAAG ATGGTGGAAAAGATGACGTGTCTAAGATGCACATAAAGACCTATACATCACCATGGGAGAAGGCCATGAAGGGTGACGAAGGTTTACTCGCCACCTTAAAAGGGTTTATGCCTGGCCCCGGTGGGCAAATTGATCTGCGCAAGTTCAAATCCTTCAACAG GACTGCCATGCCCTATGGTGGATATGAAAAGGCCCTCCAGTTCATGAAATTCCAAATGCCTGAGACTGAGAAGACAAAAGTGGTAGCCGAGCCCACATTGGTGTATGGTCATGACCTCAAACTCCGACCTTCGTTCAACCGCACTCCCATTGGTTGGTTGGGTAGCAGCGAACCCGGCAGCTTCCACTTGGAGATGAATGGTGAACCTGATCAGGTGTCCCACCTTATGCCCTTGGGCGGAGAGACCGAGGAGCTGTGA